The genomic stretch ACTGGTGGTCAAAGACTGTGGAATGGACACAGCAGTGGATCCGGAACCACGCCGCGGCTGGTcgcaaggccaagaagcccgTTGTCCACGAGGAGTACGGCTGGATGACGCCCGAGGCCAGACTCGAGTACCTCGGAAAGACACACAACTCTACCCGTCTGGAGGTAATTGGCAGCTGGCAAAAgatcgaggtggaggagaagctggcggGAACCATGTACTGGCAGTTTGGGTACGGTGGTTACTCATATGGGCGCAACCACAATGACGGCTTCACCATTTACTTGGAGGACCCCGAGGCCAAGGAACTGGTGTATGGTCATGCCAAGGCTATGaacaagctcaacaagaagaagggtggCAGATAGAGAGGGAGCAGCACACCCCCAACATCTTGATATCGGTTAGCATCCCACATGCATGTATAATAGAAGGTTGTCAGGGAAAATCAAAAGCTTGATTGCGCACTTGATTGACTTGGGGTAATTGTGTGGAGATAAGCATCAGTGCCGACTTGGCAATGTAGGGAGCATAAGGGCCAAGGCGGAAAAAGCCGGTGTCGTGAAGCTTCACCCACTCCTGTTGAGATCTTCTTCAGCCGTGGGATGCAGGGAGGATCTGAATGGGGCCACGAGACGCTGATCGTGGGTCTTGTGCATCAGTTGCCGCTTTAAGAATGGCCGGGTCTTGTGATGGTTTTTCCATGTTATGAGTGCTTACCTTCGAAAGAGAGGTAGGTAGTGACGGAAAAACGAATATCTGAAAGTTGTACGACTACATACGAAACCAGATCACCTTTCCACATGATGCCCACGTCAATTTTTCTATCTTTTCATCACAGGCCAAGTCTCAACCCAGGACACGAATACAGAGGTTTGTTTGCATTTTATTCTGGTTTCTACACATCTTTTGAGGCCGCCCCCTTTTGATTCACCTagactaggtaggtaggtacagCTGATGGCTTTCTTCACTTGCATGAAAGTTGAGCTGAGCCTGCTCTGTAACGGGTTGTACAACTATTAGGATCATTATCTGTTGGGCCAGAGCTGACGGAAAATCCCACCATTCGAACGCATGATCCGATTACTTCGGGAAGGATGGATGACGGACTGAGCTACATTGGGAGTTTTTGGAAGGTTCCAAAGAATGCGAAAGGCACAGTTGTCTCTCGCAACTGGACATCGGACAACTATCCGACATTAGGTAGGTAAAATCATGGTGCCTAGTTCCAAATAACATCAATATAAAATGTTGATGGCTTCAGCTCAGAGAACATGAACCTGACACAAAAGATCTGAGTTTGTTACCACTGGATCCCCCTTAACGTTTGGCGGCTGCACATGGTCGATTCGGCTACACAAGCTAGCCACGAGCCAAGTGTTGATCCTGCTTAAAGCGGCGAGGGGCCGCGTGGGTGGTGCACCCATTTCAATCTGACCGACGGGACACAGGCTCGGAAGAGTCGGGTCTGTTTGCCCATACTCGCCTATAAAGATGTGAGAGCCCGTTGCCTCTGTGTCGAGTGGTTGTTCTCAGCCCAGTTGACCATTCATCTCCTGCGGATATCCACATCGCGTACAATGAAGCTCTCGGCGCCAATTCtattcttctctttctttgctgctgcctcGGTTGCCCAATACACCGGGCCATGTTCAGTTAACGACTGCGGTGCGAGTCACAGAGTGTGCGCTCGAGGATGGCTCTGTGTCCCCTACCCAAGCTTTGACCCTGCAAAGAGACAAGGTTGTACGTGCAGTACCGCATGAAGTGGGTTCGACCATCAGTTACCTATTAAATGGACCTGTACTGATCTTCTTCCAGACCGAACATCCAAATAAGCTACAGCACGGAATTCTGTAGCAAATGGGATGATGGCCGTTTTTCCTAGGCTGTCTTGCTGGACCAAGCTCAGACTCAACTCTGATTTTGCAAAGGTCCAAGAATTGTTCCGGGGTTACGGGTTGAGCGGGATTGCACATGGGTTCGCTTCATTGGAACAAAAGCCTCGAAGAAGAATAAATACACTTCTGCTTGCCTACCGATGTTTTTTTCGTTTATCGCACTGTTGGTCATATTCGCTCGGTTTCAATAGTGGTACTATGGAACGACATTATCTTGTCCCACCTACCAATCATGGCCTGCAGTGCGTGTTTTTGGAACCGCAGAGCCTCGTTGTATCACGCCGAGGGTTAAGATGAGGTAGGATCGGCACCACCTGTAGATGATATCATCACATGCACCTTGCCACGCCGTCGAACCTTTTTTTTGATTTTAAAAGGGAAAAACaaccttacctacctaccttgccAGCTTTGGACTGTGCTATTTGTGTAATCTCGTCCCAACTTTCGAAGCTAAGCTTTTCCAAGGCAAAAACTCCACGACGAATTTGACATGAAATGCAAGCAGCATGGGCTCTGACGGGGAGAAGCCAGCATCTCCAACTCTATCCGACACCGGCAATCATGTATCAGAAGCCATCCCCACCCTCGACCGCCAGGAAGAAAAGCGGCTTCTCTTGAAGCTAGATGCCGTTTTCGTTCCAATCATCATGCTGGTCTATCTTTCTTGCTTCCTTGACCGCACCAATATCGGCAATGTCAAAGTGGCGGGGATGCCGGAGGATATCGGCGCATCTGATGTCGAGTTTTCGACCGCAGTGTCCATCTTTTACGCAACATATGTCGCATTCGAATCACCCTGGGCTATCCTACTCAAGAAACTCACTCCAAGAGTTGTGTTGACAGGCCTCTGCGTGGTCTGGAGCTTGACTACTATTTTCTCTGGGTTCATCACAGATATCGGGGGGCTGTATGCTGCAAGGTTAATACTAGGAGCATGTGAAGGCGGCCTCTTCCCCGGCTTAAATCTGTACCTGACCATGGTTTACAAACGAGAAGAACAAGCTCGCAGGGTCTCGTATCTGTTTGTTTGTGCGGCATTGTCGGGTgcgtttggggggttgttggcatACGTGCTCCTGAAAATGGACGGCATAGGGGGCTATGCTGGTTGGAGATGGGTCTACATCATAGAAGGCATCTTCAGCATCCTCATAGGCTTGTTGATTTGGTTTGGCTTGCCAAACGATCCCACCAACGCCTACTTCTTGAACGAGAGAGAAAGGGAAATGATGCAGATACGAGCAAAGCAGAGGGCACAGTATATGGGCAGTGAGGAGTTCAGTTGGGAAGAGATCAGAATAGCTTTGAAGGATTTCAAATTGTGGATCAGGTAAAGCCCCTTTTCTATCCCTTACCAACCCCTATTCATCTCTTAAACACAGTTCTAACTTGGCGAAAGCGGAGCCATTCAATTCTGCCAGGACATACTTTTGTACGGTTTTAGCACGTTTCTCccttccatcatcaccagcatgGGCCATAGCAGCATCGAAGCTCAATACCTCACTATCCCCGTTTACATTCTCGGAGGAGCGTGCTTTTTGACCCTGGCATTTGTTTCCGACCATCTGTGCATCCGAGGCCCGTTCATTGCCTTTGCCAACGTCTTTGGCATCATCGGTTACATTCTCATCATCTGCCCGACAAGTAACGCCGTCAAATTCTTTGGCACGTTTCTGTGCGCAATTGCAGTGTACAGTGGTCCTGGACTCAATCTCACGTGGCTCAATGTAAACGTCGCACCCCATTATCGCCGGGCAGCTTCGATTGGATTCCAACAGACCATCGGCAACACAGCTGGCATCGTGGCAGGCCAAATTTACCGGACTTCACCGTATCTCTTGGGTAACATCTTTTCAGTCAGCGCCCTGGGCTTGGCTCAACTACTAATCCTGATTCACTGGTTGTACCTTAGACGGTGCAACTTGCTCAAGAAGCAGATTGCCAGTGGCAAAGTGCAAGACAAGAGAAGGGTAAAGACTGGTGACTGGGAGTTGGACTTTAAATATCATCTCTAGGCATAAGGCGCCCAAATTCTGTCCCTCGAAAGCTTTTGGCAGAAATCTCGGCTATTGCCACACTGGAGAATGATCAAGTGATTGAATAGGCCGCAAATCCGGCCCGTTTGACTCTTCTCGATTTAGCCTGTCCATCCTTCATGTTGTAATCCCTACCAGGATTGCTCCGATGCATACAGGCACTCATCAGAACATCCCAAATTCAGAGAAAACAGACCAACCTTGCAAGAAATCCTACATTTGAATTCCTCACATGCCTAGAACTCTTAAGGAGAGCCACGATGATATACAGACACCCTTTGTTAATAATTCTGGCTGCTACAATACCTCTTACTTTTGCCCAGCCGTCTCCCAACATTCTTGACTGGCTAGAcctctcatccaccacctccacaccatcaacatgCCGTACTGTACCCTCTGGCCAGGCGATTTTCTTTCCTGATTTCAGGGCCTATCTTGAAGGACAAAACTCCTCAACTGGATACATATCATGCCGGGCACGGCTTCCCTTTGAGTACATGCCGCACGGGTTTGCATTCTCAGTGTTCCACACACTCGTCTCTTGACACCTTACACAAGAAAAAGGCACAGTGCTGAAGGAGATTGGGGTAGAAGTTGCGTATCTTGACGAGCAAGTCAGGAAGATGCAGACTGATGGAAGGGTGATCAAGAATGTGTATGGACAAAGAGCAAGCGGGTACAATGGCAGATTTGCGCTTTCTGTGCATCTAAAGCCTATGGAGAAGGATGATGCGGAGTTGGGGGTGGCGAGCTGTCCGGGTGCATATTCTCAGCCTGTGATTGAGGTAGATTTGTGGGCCAAGCTAGCAGTAGATGATGGTTACTTGGGAGAAGGGAGTGATGCCACCTACAAACAGTCATGGGTGGAGGGTCCAATGGTGGAGTTTGACGTTCTTTGGTCATCCTGTTAGCGAAAGGTGGTTGGATGGCCTGCCGTGCCAGTTACTATGTTTGCCCGCCGTCTGAAGTAAAACGTGTAGCGCTGTGGATTTAGACCTTCTCAAACAGAGAATGGTCTCTTAGTTATCCCATGGGGCCTTTGGACTAGGTATCTTTTGAGCCTGTTGGCTGTCTTTGAAAGGGCTTGAGCTAATGTATTGCTTTTTTGACTTTCAGGTTCTTTCTAGTGTCATTTACCTAGCCCGTTTGGTATGGATATGTGTGGTTTAAAGAGATGGCCGCCGTGATGATAGGTAGTTCATTGGTTGGATAGAGTGATACCAGAAAGTCAGCCGTGAGAACTGTCGCACCGAGCGTTTGAGACTGTGTAATTCCCGAGCTGCAGACTTTGACGCTGGCTGTGCTGCAGTGTCTCAACTTGGCCCAGCGGCCTTCTCGAGCTTGGATGCCTCACGGTGATTGGTGTGTCGGATTGCGCCACTATTTTAACATTTCTTCTCTCAGGGGCCACACAAAGGCAGTCAATTGCCGTGGGGGTGCCAAGTCGTGTTGGAAAAGCCGTGAGCTCGAACCAGTCAGTGACAATGCACGTCTAGAAATAAAATGTCCCACGGTAATTGCAGGAGAAATGCGTCCTTGAGCGCCCATTtcaggaggtggaggtggcggtggagggctATTGAAGAATGAGTCCCCATCCTTTTCAGATGTTGTGGTCTTGGATTTCCCCTCTGGACAAAATCAGTGATGCTACCCTTTTCAAAGCTCTCCTCAATGTTACTGTCGAGTCATCTAAACACCAGAATCACCACGAACTAAAAGTCAGCTGTCGCAAAAAGGGACAACGATGGGCCGAATATCACAACTAGCTATTTTATGGCTTCTTCACCTATGCCCCGGGCTTTCACAGGATGCTTCAAATACCAGACATGTTCGTTATGATCCTCCTCCATTGATAACCTCAGGGGCAATCGCCAAGCCTTCAGG from Podospora pseudopauciseta strain CBS 411.78 chromosome 3, whole genome shotgun sequence encodes the following:
- a CDS encoding hypothetical protein (EggNog:ENOG503PH7V); translated protein: MKLSAPILFFSFFAAASVAQYTGPCSVNDCGASHRVCARGWLCVPYPSFDPAKRQGYRTSK
- a CDS encoding hypothetical protein (COG:G; EggNog:ENOG503NU7U) translates to MGSDGEKPASPTLSDTGNHVSEAIPTLDRQEEKRLLLKLDAVFVPIIMLVYLSCFLDRTNIGNVKVAGMPEDIGASDVEFSTAVSIFYATYVAFESPWAILLKKLTPRVVLTGLCVVWSLTTIFSGFITDIGGLYAARLILGACEGGLFPGLNLYLTMVYKREEQARRVSYLFVCAALSGAFGGLLAYVLLKMDGIGGYAGWRWVYIIEGIFSILIGLLIWFGLPNDPTNAYFLNEREREMMQIRAKQRAQYMGSEEFSWEEIRIALKDFKLWISGAIQFCQDILLYGFSTFLPSIITSMGHSSIEAQYLTIPVYILGGACFLTLAFVSDHLCIRGPFIAFANVFGIIGYILIICPTSNAVKFFGTFLCAIAVYSGPGLNLTWLNVNVAPHYRRAASIGFQQTIGNTAGIVAGQIYRTSPYLLGNIFSVSALGLAQLLILIHWLYLRRCNLLKKQIASGKVQDKRRVKTGDWELDFKYHL